A region from the Maniola jurtina chromosome 20, ilManJurt1.1, whole genome shotgun sequence genome encodes:
- the LOC123875843 gene encoding uncharacterized protein LOC123875843, translated as MKGLIILVGLVMLSFSVAEEYTDRYDDINIDEILQNKRLLTSYMKCVLGQGRCTPEGKEIRVHLQDGMQTGCSKCTKTQKIKARKVVNHLRNHEHQFWEDLKKKFDPENKFKPTYEAFLASEDFLQMISKSCLVISCLLVAVIADEKYTSKYDNINIKEILENKRLLYGHTDCMLDLGKCTPEGKTLKDNLGNALETGCNRCTDIQKTRSSEVIEHLIKHERDIWNKLTAKYDPEGVWRKKYETQAKANGIVIPQD; from the exons atgAAGGGATTGATTATATTAGTTGGTCTTGTTATGTTGAGTTTTTCGGTGGCTGAAGAATATACAGACAGATATGACGACATCAACATAGATGAGATATTGCAGAACAAAAGATTACTAACGTCGTATATGAAGTGCGTGTTAGGCCAAGGACGCTGCACTCCTGAAGGAAAAGAAATTAGAG tTCACTTACAAGACGGTATGCAAACTGGATGCAGTAAATGTACTAAAACTCAAAAAATAAAGGCGCGAAAAGTGGTAAACCATCTCCGGAATCACGAACACCAATTTTGGGAAGATCTCAAAAAGAAATTCGATCCCGAGAACAAATTCAAGCCAACTTACGAAGCATTCCTCGCTTCTGAAGATT ttttacAGATGATTTCGAAATCGTGCCTGGTCATCAGTTGTCTGCTAGTGGCAGTGATAGCCGACGAGAAGTATACGTCCAAATATGACAATATTAACATAAAGGAAATTCTGGAAAATAAACGATTGCTATACGGACACACTGACTGTATGCTCGATTTGGGAAAATGCACCCCCGAAGGAAAGACATTAAAAG ATAATCTTGGAAATGCTCTTGAGACTGGATGCAATAGATGCACCGATATTCAAAAAACTAGATCATCAGAAGTTATAGAGCACTTGATCAAACATGAACGTGATATTTGGAACAAGCTGACTGCCAAGTATGACCCTGAAGGAGTTTGGAGGAAGAAGTATGAGACCCAGGCCAAGGCAAATGGCATTGTCATACCACAAGATTAA
- the LOC123875628 gene encoding allergen Tha p 1-like gives MKLIILVCLCLISFVVAKPAEHYTDKFDGIDIKEILANRRLLEPYVKCILDHGKCSPEGKELKSHIKEAVENYCAKCTDVQRNATRAVIAHLINHESAYWNQLTAKYDPDRKYTKKYENELKAAKQ, from the exons ATGAAGCTTATAATTTTGGTATGCTTATGTCTCATCTCCTTTGTTGTGGCCAAGCCGGCTGAGCATTACACGGACAAATTCGATGGCATAGATATCAAGGAAATACTTGCGAATCGACGGTTGCTGGAGCCGTATGTCAAATGCATTCTCGATCACGGAAAATGTTCTCCTGAAGGCAAAGAACTAAAAT CTCATATCAAAGAGGCCGTAGAGAACTACTGTGCAAAATGTACGGATGTCCAGCGTAACGCAACACGCGCAGTCATCGCTCACCTCATCAACCATGAATCGGCCTATTGGAACCAGCTCACCGCCAAGTACGACCCTGACAGGAAGTACACCAAGAAGTACGAGAATGAACTCAAGGCAGCCAAGCAATAA